A window from Manis javanica isolate MJ-LG chromosome 10, MJ_LKY, whole genome shotgun sequence encodes these proteins:
- the LOC118970362 gene encoding uncharacterized protein — protein MRPPRRLRPRPSAPAVLPTLPPILCLLSWSWHLSQRARFPAHPFAAGSGRGRGYKGPGEEGTGVGESKALRALQPETARGRWPCPGAPVPQGGQGFSCARNTNEASRGPRPCPLRARTGRGPSDSPFAAHPPPGPARAGGAGGASSGFAARAPRLSPQPRVRVPAGTPPRAVPARAPAAPPASPLGAGGTAQRGPLHFPPCALRPAHPREASRRELRPGPAPAALAPRWLPERARQLRSEEPAAMIAGSGARALARARLGPTVPGLPAVPCAPRTEAAVAGLDPAGASKQLPDPGPGRCSCGEKF, from the exons ATGCGGCCCCCGCGGCGCCTCCGTCCCCGCCCGAGCGCGCCGGCCGTGCTTCCCACGTTGCCGCCTATTTTATGTCTTTTGTCTTGGAGTTGGCACCTGTCCCAGAGAGCGCGtttccctgcccaccccttcgCCGCCGGATCAGGGCGGGGGAGGGGGTACAAGGGACCCGGAGAGGAGGGAACAGGGGTTGGGGAGAGCAAGGCGCTAAGGGCCCTGCAGCCAGAGACCGCCCGGGGGAGGTGGCCGTGCCCGGGCGCCCCTGTTCCGCAGGGAGGTCAGGGCTTCAGCTGTGCCCGGAATACCAACGAGGCCTCGCGGGGCCCCCGGCCTTGCCCACTGCGGGCGAGGACCGGGCGCGGCCCCTCCGACTCCCCCTTCGCTGCGCACCCTCCTCCCGGGCCGGCGCGCgcgggcggggcgggcggcgCGAGCAGCGGATTCGCCGCCCGGGCCCCGCGCCTCTCCCCGCAGCCTCGCGTGCGCGTCCCCGCGGGCACGCCGCCCCGGGCGGTCCCCGCCCGCGCGCCCGCGGCCCCGCCCGCATCCCCGCTCGGGGCTGGGGGCACCGCACAGCGAGGACCCCTCCATTTCCCGCCTTGCGCCCTGCGACCCGCGCACCCAAGGGAGGCGAGCAGGCGCGAGCTCCGGCCCGGGCCCGCCCCCGCCGCCCTGGCACCGAGGTGGCTGCCGGAGCGCGCTCGGCAGCTGCGCTCGGAGGAGCCGGCTGCCATGATTGCGGGCAGCGGGGCGCGCGCGCTCGCTCGGGCCCGGCTCGGACCGACGGTCCCTGGCCTGCCTGCAGTCCCGTGCGCGCCGCGGACAGAGGCTGCGGTCGCCGGGCTTGACCCTGCAGGGGCTAGT AAACAACTTCCTGATCCCGGCCCAGGGCGCTGCAGCTGCGGGGAGAAGTTCTAG